GCCGCGACGACCTCGTCGAGGAGGAGGTGGACGACGACGTCGTCGAGGAGGACGCGACCGAGCCGCCGCAAGAGACCGCGCCGCCGCCGGAGATCGAGGACCGGCCCGCGCCGGAAGAGCCGCCGCCGCCCGACGCGTTCACGAACGCGAGCCCGTACGTCGCGCTCACGACGCAGGAGAGCAAGCGCCGTCACGGCGGCACGGCGAACGCGGGCAAGGACTGCATGAATTGCCACCTCCCCGGCATGGGCGCGCCGCCGTTCGCGATCGGAGGCACGGTGTACTCCACCGCGACCTCGAAGGCGGGCGCGCCGGAGGTGCAGGTCCGCATCGTCGATCCGAGCGGCGCGGAGATCGCGCTCGTCGGCACCGACTCGTCCGGCAACTTCTGGCTCCCCGGCAGGCGCCCGATCCCGCCCGGCTCGCGCGTCGCGATCCGAGACGGCACGCAGGTGCGCGCGATGGCGGGGACGATCGGCAGCGGCGCCTGCAACCAGTCCGGCTGCCACGTCCCGAACCGTCCGATCTGGCTCGGCGAGTAGGCGCCTCAGCCGAAGAGGTCGCGGAGCTTCTCCATGAAGCCTTTGCGGAGCGGCGTCACCTCTTCGCCGAGCTCCTTCGCGAGCTCCTCGATCAGCTCGCGCTGGCGGGGGGTGAGCTCGTGCGGGATCTCGACCGCGACCTCGACGCGTTGATCGCCGCGACCGATGCCGCCGCGGCGCGGCATGCCCTTGCCCTTGATGCGGAGCGTGGTGCCCGGCTGCGTGCCGGCGGGGACGCGCAGCTTTCCCTTGCCGTCGAGGGTGGGCACCTCGACCTCGGCGCCGAGCGCGACCTGGGTGAAGGTCAGCGGCACGGTGCAGAGGACGTCGTCGCCCGCGCGCTTGAAGAAGAGGTGCGGCTGGACCTTGATCTCGAGGTGGAGATCGCCGGCGGGTTTGTCGGAGCGCGATCGATTGCCGGCGGCGCTCACGACGCGCGTCGCGCCGTGCTCCACGCCGGGCGGGATCGTCACCTCGATCGTGTTCTCGGTCGTGATGAGGCCGGTGCCGCGGCAGCCGGTGCACGGCGTCGTCACGGTGGTGCCGCGCCCGCGGCAGCGCTGGCAGACGCGCTCGACCGCGATCGGGAGGATGCCTTGCTGGAAGCGCACGCGGCCGCGGCCGTTGCACGCGCTGCACGTCTCCGGC
This window of the Labilithrix sp. genome carries:
- a CDS encoding carboxypeptidase regulatory-like domain-containing protein, whose translation is MRAAVFGALLVASASYACFEPPPSIRTSRDDLVEEEVDDDVVEEDATEPPQETAPPPEIEDRPAPEEPPPPDAFTNASPYVALTTQESKRRHGGTANAGKDCMNCHLPGMGAPPFAIGGTVYSTATSKAGAPEVQVRIVDPSGAEIALVGTDSSGNFWLPGRRPIPPGSRVAIRDGTQVRAMAGTIGSGACNQSGCHVPNRPIWLGE
- the dnaJ gene encoding molecular chaperone DnaJ; amino-acid sequence: MSATRDHYETLGIAKSAGPDEVKTAFRKLAAQHHPDRNPDDPKAALRFKEINAAYQVLSDPQRRAMYDRFGHRAEEPGSPFASSGPFAGGVVDFSEIAVDGILGDLLGVFGVGKGDRGDLQRELEITFEESAFGTTKTMKYDRITPCGDCRGSGSAPGSQPETCSACNGRGRVRFQQGILPIAVERVCQRCRGRGTTVTTPCTGCRGTGLITTENTIEVTIPPGVEHGATRVVSAAGNRSRSDKPAGDLHLEIKVQPHLFFKRAGDDVLCTVPLTFTQVALGAEVEVPTLDGKGKLRVPAGTQPGTTLRIKGKGMPRRGGIGRGDQRVEVAVEIPHELTPRQRELIEELAKELGEEVTPLRKGFMEKLRDLFG